The following coding sequences are from one Pocillopora verrucosa isolate sample1 chromosome 5, ASM3666991v2, whole genome shotgun sequence window:
- the LOC131770571 gene encoding uncharacterized protein — MDNCVPDTKMTTRKRDRYVIFSMCSFTLSVISIVLGFALFTRIESVARDLRTMDTKFSLQIQQIRDILRESSASARGSENFDTSNAIRYKIPVVRRSVDTVNGNESISLYDLGESIKRYVRSIMKGYICQSPNRVCVAGSPGPIGARGLPGNRGPEGIRGKKGTRGIMGPPGKPGEQGIKGDIGPQGIKGEKGNPGTPGQPGAKGEPGESLSAPKVTVSPTSDTVTENQTATFYCSANGNPTPTVTWSRIGDTEPIASRHNKLEIRKATYNDSGNYVCTALSILGEMQKQVKLFVEAPPRFTKTPNRVITVNRGTNASASCQALGFPSPKIVWSRGLVPLPQGRTSVRNGTLDISHFDPKDSGTYQCTASNKLGSVSALTTLYYIHVGFKAVFTNLGASGRFGPTSLGSYYANQDHDGQVILSSGIQQWTVPYTGFYRIEAVGAAGGYGTNSNNGQYRGRGAKMVGTFSLSKGETIRILVGQEGGINHADYAAGGGGATFVVRGSKTPLIVAGGGGGMEQAKSRYAGCDASTSTTGNPGHKSWSGGINGHGAQIADNDNSGGGGGGFYTNGRSSKKFGGTMGFGGEGGKGFIQGGVGGRALANNAVGGFGGGAGAFGYGGGGGAGGGGGYSGGSSGDNEVDSCGGGGGSYNAGRDQHNECCYRTSGHGQVTITLL; from the exons ATGGATAACTGCGTACCAGATACAAAAATGACCACCAGAAAAAGAGACCGTTACGTCATATTTTCCATGTGCTCTTTTACTTTATCGGTCATTTCAATTGTGTTGGGTTTTGCTCTGTTTACGAGAATAGAAAGTGTCGCCCGAGACTTGAGGACAATGGACACGAAATTCTCACTGCAAATTCAGCAAATCCGAGACATTCTAAGAGAAAGTTCAGCCTCTGCCCGCGGGAGCGAAAACTTTGACACATCAAATG ccATCCGATACAAAATTCCAGTTGTTCGTCGCAGCGTGGATACAGTTAACGGCAATGAATCGATTAGCCTCTATGACCTTGGAGAGTCCATCAAGAGATACGTGCGATCGATTATGAAAGGATATATTTGTCAAAGTCCAAACAGGGTTTGCGTGGCAGGGTCTCCCGGACCAATAGGAGCTCGTGGTCTTCCAGGAAACAGAGGGCCTGAAGGAATCAGGGGGAAGAAGGGAACGCGAGGAATTATGGGACCTCCAGGAAAACCGGGAGAGCAAGGTATCAAGGGAGACATTGGCCCTCAAGGAATCAAGggagaaaaag GAAACCCAGGGACACCTGGACAACCAGGAGCTAAAGGTGAACCAGGGGAGTCCCTATCTGCGCCAAAGGTGACCGTATCACCAACTTCAGACACTGTTACTGAAAACCAAACTGCCACGTTTTATTGTTCGGCTAATGGCAATCCAACGCCTACCGTCACCTGGAGTAGAATAGGTGATACGGAACCAATTGCAAGCCGACATAATAAGTTAGAAATCAGAAAAGCTACGTATAATGACTCAGGAAATTACGTCTGCACGGCTTTGAGCATATTGGGTGAGATGCAAAAGCAGGTGAAGCTCTTTGTGGAAG CTCCTCCACGATTCACTAAAACTCCAAACAGAGTTATTACAGTCAATAGAGGTACAAACGCATCTGCCTCTTGCCAAGCGCTTGGTTTTCCTTCGCCGAAAATAGTTTGGTCAAGAGGACTTGTCCCGTTACCACAAGGTCGAACAAGTGTCAGAAATGGAACCTTAGACATATCACACTTTGATCCTAAAGATTCTGGTACGTACCAATGTACCGCGTCCAACAAGCTGGGATCTGTCAGTGCTTTGACAACCTTATATTATATACACGTAG GGTTTAAGGCCGTCTTTACTAACCTTGGTGCGAGTGGAAGATTTGGTCCAACATCGCTTGGTAGTTACTACGCTAATCaagatcatgacggacaagttatactgtccagcggtattcaacaatGGACTGTGCCGTACACTGGTTTCTACAGAATAGAAGCAGTCGGAGCAGCAGGAGGGTACGGCACAAATAGCAACAATGGTCAATACCGAGGGAGAGGTGCAAAAATGGTCGgtactttttctttgtccaaagGAGAGACAATTCGTATACTTGTTGGCCAAGAAGGAGGAATCAATCATGCTGATTATGCGGCTGGAGGTGGTGGAGCTACGTTTGTTGTGAGGGGGAGCAAGACGCCATTGATAGTAGCCGGGGGTGGAGGCGGAATGGAACAGGCAAAGTCCAGGTATGCAGGATGTGATGCCAGCACTAGTACAACAGGGAACCCTGGGCACAAATCATGGTCCGGAGGAATAAATGGACATGGAGCGCAGATTGCCGATAATGATAATTCAG GTGGCGGAGGCGGTGGATTTTATACAAATGGAAGGAGCTCAAAAAAATTCGGCGGTACGATGGGATTCGGTGGTGAAGGTGGAAAGGGATTTATTCAGGGAGGAGTGGGTGGTAGAGCCCTTGCCAATAATGCCGTTGGTGGTTTTGGAGGAGGAGCTGGTGCTTTTGGATATGGCGGCGGTGGAGGAGCGGGAGGAGGAGGAGGCTATTCTGGAGGAAGCAGTGGAGATAACGAAGTTGATTCCTGTGGGGGTGGAGGTGGATCCTACAACGCTGGAAGGGATCAGCACAACGAGTGTTGCTATCGAACATCTGGACATGGTCAAGTGACTATAACACTACTGTAG